In Candidatus Poribacteria bacterium, one DNA window encodes the following:
- a CDS encoding BlaI/MecI/CopY family transcriptional regulator produces MEDYGTLKLSRRERQIMDIVYQRGHVSVADVLKDLPDPPSYSTVRALLRILEEKGYLTHKKDGKRYIYRPTQPRHLAGRSALKQIFQTFFDKSIEKTVIALVSEADLSDEELDRLSRLIEQAKKGDTSS; encoded by the coding sequence ATGGAAGACTATGGTACTCTCAAACTGAGTCGTCGAGAACGGCAAATCATGGATATCGTCTATCAACGCGGCCACGTTTCCGTTGCTGATGTTCTTAAAGACCTTCCGGATCCACCGAGCTACTCTACAGTTCGGGCACTGTTGCGGATCTTGGAGGAGAAGGGGTATCTCACCCACAAAAAAGATGGCAAACGTTACATCTATCGTCCGACGCAACCACGCCATCTCGCAGGACGTTCCGCGCTCAAACAGATTTTCCAGACATTTTTTGATAAATCCATTGAGAAAACGGTCATTGCACTGGTTTCCGAGGCGGACCTCTCGGATGAGGAACTTGACCGTTTAAGCCGACTTATTGAGCAAGCGAAAAAGGGAGACACTTCATCATGA
- a CDS encoding ABC transporter permease subunit, whose protein sequence is MRDNVMFLTLIRRELLANLMTFRFLVAMVVTLLLVVANTVVLIADYERRLINYDTAVKQHHQKFLKRARTYSEMEGAILVDRPPNPLSIFNAGLDRRLGNSITVSHTCVPTLWDTKSHSADNPFLNLFSSVDLVLIFQVILSLLALLFAHDAIAGEREAGTLRLTMANPVSRPIILLAKYISAMVCLILPVVMSLLFALILFSVSGSISLSGDDWLGIGGLLLTSIIYLSVFYLIGLLISVVTRRTATALMLSMVIWSTLVLIYPSLSVFAVNRLWQPSSQLETAYREIEQIWEAFEREQTDFLRNDSVEGEDPNFNVPPSGSYGAYQISDPTTLKYFKVEKRHWTRIKPDSEPQIPHVKAYFQFSEPRRIRAAERTWQVRQKALDHVYVRKANMAKNLMRLSPAAMYDFATEVWAGTDFHGIKDFITTTQQYRQTIIDYFYDKEAFSARKWFSIDQGKVDWSDLPQFSYHRREIWTGMQHASGDIACLLLINIVLFMTTFLIFVRQEV, encoded by the coding sequence ATGCGTGATAATGTGATGTTCCTAACACTCATTCGGCGGGAATTACTCGCCAATCTCATGACATTTCGGTTTCTCGTTGCAATGGTTGTCACGCTGCTGCTGGTTGTTGCGAATACCGTTGTACTGATTGCTGATTACGAACGTCGCCTGATAAACTACGATACCGCAGTCAAGCAACACCATCAGAAGTTTTTAAAAAGGGCAAGAACCTATTCGGAAATGGAAGGAGCAATCCTCGTAGACCGACCGCCCAACCCACTGAGTATTTTCAATGCAGGTCTGGATCGACGGCTCGGTAACTCCATCACCGTCAGCCATACCTGCGTGCCAACCCTTTGGGATACCAAATCACACAGTGCAGATAATCCTTTTCTCAACCTATTTTCCAGTGTCGATCTGGTTTTAATCTTTCAGGTAATTCTCAGTCTACTGGCACTGCTTTTCGCCCATGATGCAATCGCTGGTGAACGGGAAGCAGGCACGCTCCGCTTGACGATGGCAAACCCCGTCAGTCGTCCTATTATTCTGTTAGCAAAGTACATCAGTGCGATGGTTTGTCTGATCCTTCCGGTAGTCATGAGTTTGCTGTTTGCATTGATCCTATTTTCTGTGTCGGGGTCAATTTCGTTGAGTGGGGATGATTGGCTCGGGATTGGTGGTCTTTTGCTCACCTCTATCATCTATCTCTCCGTTTTCTATCTAATAGGTTTGTTAATCTCTGTGGTCACTCGCCGAACTGCGACTGCCTTGATGCTTTCAATGGTGATATGGAGTACCCTTGTCCTCATCTATCCAAGTCTTAGCGTATTCGCGGTCAATCGGCTTTGGCAGCCTTCTTCTCAATTGGAAACCGCCTATCGTGAAATTGAGCAGATTTGGGAAGCGTTTGAAAGAGAACAAACAGATTTCTTGAGGAACGATAGCGTTGAGGGGGAAGATCCGAATTTTAATGTACCGCCTTCAGGAAGTTACGGGGCTTATCAGATCTCCGACCCGACAACACTCAAGTACTTTAAAGTAGAAAAACGTCATTGGACGCGTATCAAGCCAGACTCAGAACCACAGATTCCTCATGTCAAAGCTTACTTTCAATTCTCAGAACCGCGACGGATCCGCGCAGCGGAGAGAACATGGCAGGTTCGACAAAAAGCTTTAGATCACGTCTACGTTCGCAAAGCAAACATGGCGAAAAATCTGATGCGACTTTCACCAGCAGCGATGTATGATTTCGCAACTGAAGTGTGGGCTGGAACAGATTTTCACGGTATCAAGGATTTTATCACAACAACCCAACAGTACCGGCAAACGATTATCGATTATTTCTATGATAAGGAAGCCTTTTCTGCCCGAAAATGGTTCTCCATTGACCAAGGAAAGGTTGATTGGAGCGATTTACCCCAGTTTTCTTATCATCGAAGAGAGATATGGACCGGCATGCAGCACGCCAGCGGCGATATTGCCTGTCTGCTACTCATCAATATTGTGCTATTTATGACGACGTTTTTAATCTTTGTGCGACAAGAAGTGTAG
- a CDS encoding sigma-70 family RNA polymerase sigma factor, with amino-acid sequence MERDDDVQLIREILSGDDEAFNALVQKYEKSVHALVWRKIGDFHYAEEITQDAFLQAYEKLSTLKDPSQFAGWLYVIANRLCIAWMRKQRPAMQPLDDTSLKAIDNLTYERYILEQRELEATERRHEIVDGLLTKLPESERTVMTLYYLGEMTTKEIGDFLSVSVNTIVSRLHRARKRLQETGEFLQMLNNNQQQNLATQITNHHRSGEFDRALEISARALESNPADLEAYGSRWRLIAEMFPEGEAKKRICPEIEYILQTHSETPEVLSTAYWGYMRLPNRTKNVPNSLFDKILQHPRTEIYLAALFGLVERSEETSQKWHYYQRVIDEFTVSDVPVLSWYLLAYEEMLRLVEQDRSLASEGFLDELIDSCLAAHLAYCKETQQYFGWAYTEAVKYRLKFNNRLDKAYEILERAEIRLAEAEERKWLVEHNKGSVEKASKKISRLRAEIYLRQEQWREAYDGLVANAPDYLESLWARFNESTINYFWMLGQSAEGMREWEKARRYYADAHFAPTPHCEKVRRDHDPIHFAPTPRVESRTGLERVYHQIRREGTTDTFEAFLKDTEAEYRIREGADCKRIRQKLITNRLNQKATDFQLETLEGEVYTLSAMAGKVVLLEVGTSSNIMLPEVKIVYERFSKINDVVVWSINDGETLHQVQQFLDEHQPPWPVLLDPHREVKKAYQIRVIPRFILIDKAGNWQYSCAGLDSINGQPLICMIEALLSDA; translated from the coding sequence GTGGAAAGAGACGACGATGTTCAGTTAATTCGCGAAATTTTGTCAGGCGACGACGAGGCGTTTAACGCTTTAGTCCAAAAGTATGAAAAAAGTGTTCATGCCCTTGTGTGGCGAAAGATAGGCGATTTTCACTATGCCGAAGAGATTACGCAAGATGCTTTTCTCCAAGCATACGAAAAACTTTCGACGCTCAAGGACCCCAGCCAATTTGCGGGGTGGCTCTATGTGATTGCGAATCGGCTTTGCATTGCTTGGATGCGAAAGCAAAGACCTGCGATGCAACCGCTGGATGACACGTCTCTAAAAGCAATAGATAACTTAACTTACGAGCGTTATATATTGGAGCAGCGCGAATTAGAAGCAACCGAGCGTCGTCATGAAATCGTTGACGGGCTTCTGACAAAACTGCCGGAGAGTGAACGTACGGTAATGACCCTCTACTATCTGGGTGAAATGACAACAAAGGAGATAGGCGATTTCTTGAGTGTGTCGGTGAATACGATTGTGAGTCGGCTCCACCGGGCACGAAAGCGTTTACAAGAGACAGGAGAATTCCTTCAAATGCTAAATAATAATCAGCAACAGAATCTGGCAACGCAGATTACAAACCACCATAGATCGGGCGAATTTGATAGGGCTTTAGAGATTAGTGCACGTGCGTTGGAATCCAATCCAGCGGACTTAGAGGCTTATGGTTCTCGATGGAGACTGATAGCCGAAATGTTTCCAGAGGGAGAGGCGAAAAAAAGGATTTGCCCTGAAATCGAATATATTCTGCAAACACACTCAGAAACTCCGGAAGTATTAAGCACAGCATATTGGGGATATATGCGCCTTCCTAACCGCACAAAGAATGTCCCAAACAGTTTGTTTGACAAGATACTGCAACACCCTCGAACCGAAATTTATCTCGCTGCATTGTTCGGATTAGTCGAACGGAGCGAAGAGACAAGTCAGAAATGGCATTATTACCAGCGCGTCATTGATGAGTTCACAGTCTCAGATGTTCCAGTACTATCATGGTATCTGTTAGCTTATGAAGAAATGCTGAGGTTAGTTGAGCAAGATCGTTCTCTGGCAAGCGAAGGCTTCCTTGATGAACTGATTGACAGCTGCCTTGCAGCACATCTTGCCTATTGCAAGGAAACACAGCAATATTTCGGTTGGGCTTATACGGAAGCGGTTAAATATCGGTTGAAGTTTAACAACCGATTAGACAAAGCTTATGAAATTTTAGAGCGTGCTGAAATCCGGTTAGCGGAAGCAGAAGAACGAAAGTGGCTTGTTGAACATAACAAAGGATCCGTAGAAAAAGCGTCCAAGAAAATATCGCGCCTGCGCGCTGAAATCTACCTCCGGCAGGAGCAATGGAGAGAAGCATACGATGGACTTGTTGCAAACGCTCCGGATTATTTGGAATCTCTCTGGGCAAGGTTCAACGAGAGCACTATAAATTACTTTTGGATGTTAGGACAGTCAGCAGAAGGTATGAGGGAATGGGAAAAAGCAAGGCGTTACTACGCCGATGCGCACTTTGCACCGACGCCTCACTGTGAAAAAGTAAGACGTGACCATGATCCTATCCACTTTGCGCCTACACCTCGTGTGGAAAGTCGGACAGGCTTGGAACGCGTCTACCATCAAATAAGGCGAGAGGGAACCACTGATACGTTTGAGGCGTTCCTCAAAGACACTGAAGCGGAATATCGGATTCGAGAAGGTGCTGACTGCAAAAGGATTCGTCAGAAACTTATCACGAACAGACTGAATCAGAAAGCGACGGATTTTCAGTTAGAAACATTGGAAGGAGAGGTCTACACGCTATCAGCGATGGCTGGAAAGGTTGTTTTGCTTGAGGTTGGGACTTCGTCAAACATCATGCTCCCAGAAGTCAAGATCGTCTATGAGCGATTCAGCAAAATCAACGATGTGGTTGTCTGGAGCATTAATGATGGTGAAACGCTGCATCAAGTGCAGCAATTTTTAGATGAACATCAGCCCCCTTGGCCCGTTTTACTTGATCCGCATAGGGAAGTAAAAAAGGCTTATCAAATTAGAGTGATCCCACGTTTTATCTTGATTGATAAAGCGGGCAATTGGCAATACAGTTGTGCAGGTCTGGACTCCATAAACGGCCAGCCCTTAATTTGCATGATTGAAGCACTCCTATCAGATGCGTGA
- a CDS encoding M56 family metallopeptidase, whose protein sequence is MMRFIETLYADPLLKFLVDTTMKSLVIFAVAGLFAFCLRHKSAAVRGFVWSMAIVGCIIVPLFSLILPKWELGILPVEAPVSIAQNQLSPKPVSSTPITPTPPQPDPVTNQSSPFIALQWTDWMAVAWAGVGLFLLIRLIVGIGAVWHISARSNNFSRAVEQFQSNGNQRVNVRLSNGVTVPMVWGFLRPVILLPVDAEQWQTERLRAVLLHELAHIKRWDWTLQMVAQITCAVYWFNPFVWFAVRRMRIEAEQACDDQVLNAGYQSTNYAQLLLDITRNVKIAKATSRVTVAIAHSSKIERRLRTVLAENLNRHPVRKAAVAVGLLVLIGFAVPIGTMRLTQAANTEEVPHQQIQETSKSQPTPEELLPKPSAHGQDAALKQDKKDIEICTQNLLAIAKAIQTYQKEHNDFP, encoded by the coding sequence ATGATGCGATTTATTGAAACACTCTACGCAGACCCATTGCTGAAATTTCTCGTTGACACCACGATGAAAAGCTTGGTTATTTTCGCCGTTGCAGGTTTATTCGCATTCTGCCTCCGCCACAAGTCGGCGGCGGTGCGCGGTTTCGTTTGGAGCATGGCAATTGTCGGATGCATTATCGTTCCACTGTTTTCTCTCATACTTCCGAAGTGGGAACTCGGTATTTTACCGGTGGAAGCACCAGTCTCAATTGCTCAGAACCAATTGTCACCAAAGCCGGTATCGTCAACACCAATCACACCGACACCGCCGCAACCTGATCCGGTGACCAATCAGAGTAGTCCCTTTATTGCACTGCAGTGGACAGACTGGATGGCGGTAGCCTGGGCGGGTGTTGGACTGTTTCTTCTCATCCGTTTGATTGTCGGAATCGGTGCTGTCTGGCATATTTCTGCTCGTAGTAACAACTTTAGCCGCGCTGTCGAGCAGTTCCAATCCAATGGGAATCAACGAGTAAATGTCCGTCTCAGCAATGGGGTTACAGTACCAATGGTTTGGGGTTTCTTACGTCCTGTGATTTTGCTGCCAGTTGATGCGGAGCAGTGGCAAACCGAGCGGCTCCGCGCTGTTCTCCTACACGAATTGGCACATATCAAACGATGGGATTGGACGCTGCAGATGGTCGCACAGATAACCTGTGCAGTCTACTGGTTTAATCCGTTCGTATGGTTTGCAGTGCGTCGGATGCGAATCGAAGCAGAGCAAGCCTGCGACGACCAAGTGCTAAACGCCGGATATCAATCAACCAACTATGCCCAACTTCTGCTTGATATTACACGCAACGTAAAAATAGCAAAGGCGACTTCGCGTGTAACTGTTGCGATAGCACACTCCTCAAAGATTGAAAGACGACTCCGAACCGTCCTCGCTGAAAATCTGAATCGGCATCCGGTGAGGAAAGCAGCTGTCGCGGTAGGACTACTCGTCCTCATCGGATTTGCTGTCCCGATCGGAACGATGCGTTTAACACAAGCAGCTAACACAGAAGAGGTACCGCACCAACAAATTCAGGAGACATCCAAATCGCAACCAACACCAGAGGAATTGTTGCCAAAACCCAGTGCGCATGGACAAGACGCAGCTTTAAAGCAGGACAAAAAAGATATTGAAATCTGCACTCAAAATTTGCTCGCGATTGCCAAAGCAATCCAAACCTACCAGAAGGAACACAACGATTTTCCATAG
- a CDS encoding ABC transporter permease subunit → MWHITKRELYDHLSSLRFAFTTVLLIALMIVNAIGYFGEYTAQSTAYQQKVSASLDKMRSNADSLYNLLIEGPGTLYKKPCTLSFCANSGETFIPESADGIGEGVFMTSSRFSISTTWRMKYPQSNPSLRDITPDYTNVDWGDIISIALSLVAILFTFDAISSEQERGTLRLTLSNSISRCTVLVSKFLAALITISIPFLIAALINLFLLYTSGNIPLAASEWGRLGVIILIAFVYVSIFLGLGLLISSRVNSSSISLTILLLVWVVWVVLLPSTIGALTSGLQPTMTHNELAARQQSLASRFFEQYDELWRKTPSREIPATEETLLWSKYLTEDARDNQRLNEEHLDAQIAQIQLARSITRISPASSVRYAVESLAGTGFTRHVQFLKQVRRYAGEFRTFLIETDRADPESPHALGPKEGTSQKPVRFESIPKFEDRISFSGAYTAAATDLLLLLLFFVVLFVGTFLSFLYVDI, encoded by the coding sequence ATGTGGCATATCACAAAACGTGAACTCTATGACCATCTGAGCAGTCTGCGGTTTGCCTTCACAACGGTATTGCTGATTGCACTGATGATCGTCAACGCAATCGGATATTTTGGCGAATACACAGCGCAATCGACGGCATATCAACAAAAGGTCTCAGCGTCTTTAGATAAAATGAGATCCAATGCAGACAGTCTGTATAATCTGCTTATAGAAGGCCCCGGGACGCTCTACAAAAAACCTTGTACACTCTCCTTTTGTGCAAACAGCGGTGAAACATTTATACCCGAATCCGCTGATGGCATTGGCGAAGGGGTGTTCATGACATCAAGTCGTTTTTCAATCAGTACGACATGGCGAATGAAATACCCACAATCCAATCCAAGCCTACGGGACATTACGCCGGATTATACGAATGTTGATTGGGGAGATATAATCTCCATAGCGTTGAGTTTGGTTGCAATCCTGTTCACTTTCGACGCGATCTCCTCGGAGCAAGAACGCGGCACATTACGGCTGACGCTGTCCAACAGCATTTCACGCTGCACTGTATTGGTAAGCAAATTTCTTGCAGCATTAATAACTATCAGTATCCCTTTTTTAATTGCCGCATTAATTAACCTTTTTCTCCTTTACACTTCAGGAAACATTCCATTGGCAGCGAGCGAGTGGGGACGATTAGGAGTTATCATTCTTATCGCTTTTGTTTATGTGTCAATCTTCCTGGGATTGGGACTGCTCATATCCTCTCGTGTGAACAGTTCGTCGATAAGTCTCACGATTCTCTTACTGGTTTGGGTTGTTTGGGTTGTCCTGTTACCCTCCACAATCGGCGCGCTTACCAGTGGCTTACAGCCGACAATGACGCATAACGAACTTGCCGCCCGTCAACAGTCTCTGGCCTCTCGTTTTTTTGAGCAGTACGATGAGCTTTGGCGTAAAACACCCTCGCGAGAGATTCCAGCAACAGAGGAAACATTATTATGGTCGAAATACCTCACCGAAGATGCAAGAGACAACCAGAGATTGAATGAAGAACACTTGGATGCTCAGATTGCTCAGATTCAACTCGCGAGATCCATAACCCGCATATCGCCTGCGTCAAGCGTCCGTTATGCTGTCGAATCCCTTGCTGGAACCGGTTTCACACGGCACGTCCAATTTTTAAAGCAGGTGCGCCGATACGCCGGTGAATTCAGAACGTTTCTCATTGAAACTGATCGTGCCGACCCAGAGAGTCCACATGCACTCGGACCCAAAGAAGGGACATCACAAAAGCCGGTGCGCTTTGAATCAATTCCTAAATTTGAAGATCGCATCAGTTTCAGTGGTGCCTACACCGCTGCAGCTACGGATCTTTTGTTATTATTGTTGTTTTTTGTAGTGTTATTCGTAGGTACGTTTCTTTCCTTCCTCTATGTTGACATCTAA
- a CDS encoding DUF4159 domain-containing protein, which produces MSVKRTSGAFMTSLVLHVVIAVVAGIYLVTQTEQFKDLVGAEVLQPKEPPKPKVRKPVVKPVIKPTVPTQNTVVVEQVQVQPRVTTAFVAKSSFQPQTVLEFSNQTVKVDAPINPNVPKVVTPNAPVPTVVTHTDLPVSDAPGALAFSAPVASAPSAGPANIGRGVAGTAVQVKVAFERPPGLAMVENVGAARDALGDVVENITLGNVEVPPLPRGEPGGRVIGKGKDIRGVFRFTRIRHSLSDWWADASSLNALTKWLNERTKIKTDMNVEGGALKLTDANLFKTPFVFMTGHDPSLVRSRNLLGRQYGGGKMDSRLTETEAAGMRRYLVEKGGFLVFDDCGVNAPAQAMIRLFLAQMRYVMPEYQIERIANDHEVYDNFYEMGGPPVGFDIFWWGTRPPKRNYLEGISVGEKLSVIVVRRDYMCAMESVSLPTRSVHYSPGVYRFMTNVVVYALTHGQISDYSGYVPEDTLAKKELPTRAPEAAKVGGFE; this is translated from the coding sequence ATGAGTGTAAAAAGAACCTCTGGTGCCTTCATGACTTCATTGGTACTCCACGTGGTCATCGCTGTCGTTGCTGGCATTTACCTTGTCACACAAACCGAACAGTTTAAAGATCTCGTCGGTGCCGAAGTGCTCCAACCCAAGGAGCCACCGAAGCCTAAAGTCCGGAAGCCTGTCGTGAAACCGGTTATTAAGCCGACTGTTCCGACGCAAAACACTGTCGTTGTCGAACAGGTTCAGGTACAACCGCGTGTAACGACTGCGTTTGTCGCAAAGTCAAGCTTCCAACCGCAGACGGTACTCGAATTCTCAAACCAGACCGTCAAAGTTGACGCACCAATCAACCCGAATGTCCCGAAAGTGGTTACACCGAACGCGCCAGTACCAACGGTTGTAACACATACAGATCTCCCGGTATCGGACGCACCCGGTGCCTTGGCGTTCTCCGCACCTGTCGCAAGTGCACCCTCCGCCGGACCGGCTAACATCGGTCGTGGTGTCGCAGGTACCGCAGTACAGGTCAAAGTCGCTTTTGAACGTCCACCCGGCCTCGCAATGGTCGAAAACGTCGGTGCCGCACGTGATGCCCTCGGCGATGTCGTCGAAAACATCACCCTTGGTAACGTCGAAGTACCACCCCTGCCGAGAGGCGAACCCGGTGGTCGCGTTATCGGTAAAGGTAAAGACATCCGCGGTGTATTCCGTTTCACACGGATCCGTCACAGTCTCTCTGACTGGTGGGCTGATGCCTCTTCCTTGAACGCATTGACGAAGTGGCTCAACGAACGTACCAAAATCAAAACCGACATGAACGTTGAAGGCGGCGCATTGAAACTTACCGATGCGAACCTCTTCAAAACACCCTTCGTTTTCATGACAGGACACGACCCCTCACTCGTCCGTTCGCGTAACTTACTCGGACGGCAGTATGGTGGTGGTAAAATGGATAGCCGTCTCACTGAGACTGAAGCTGCCGGTATGCGCCGCTACCTCGTCGAAAAAGGTGGATTCCTTGTCTTTGACGACTGCGGTGTGAACGCGCCTGCGCAGGCGATGATTCGTCTCTTCCTCGCACAGATGCGTTACGTTATGCCTGAGTATCAGATTGAACGGATTGCCAACGATCACGAAGTCTATGACAACTTCTATGAAATGGGCGGACCCCCAGTCGGATTCGACATCTTCTGGTGGGGCACACGTCCACCGAAACGGAACTACCTCGAAGGTATCTCCGTCGGTGAAAAGTTGTCCGTTATCGTTGTCCGTCGTGACTACATGTGCGCAATGGAGTCTGTCAGTCTCCCGACACGGAGTGTCCACTATTCACCCGGCGTCTATCGTTTCATGACGAACGTTGTGGTGTATGCGTTGACGCACGGTCAGATTTCTGACTACTCCGGTTATGTGCCTGAAGACACGTTAGCCAAGAAAGAACTCCCGACACGCGCACCTGAAGCAGCGAAGGTCGGCGGTTTTGAATAG